In one window of Procambarus clarkii isolate CNS0578487 chromosome 63, FALCON_Pclarkii_2.0, whole genome shotgun sequence DNA:
- the LOC138354601 gene encoding putative zinc carboxypeptidase: MASRRNTVNMMASRRNTVNMMASRSNTVNMMASRSNTVNMMASRSNTVNMMASRSNTVNMMASRSNTVNMMASRSNTVNMMAFRSNTVNMMASRSNTVNMMASRRNTVNMMASRRNTVNMMASRRNTVNMMASRRNKGLKI; the protein is encoded by the coding sequence ATGGCCTCCAGAAGGAACACAGTCAACATGATGGCCTCCAGAAGGAACACTGTCAACATGATGGCCTCCAGAAGTAACACAGTCAACATGATGGCCTCCAGAAGTAACACAGTCAATATGATGGCCTCCAGAAGTAACACAGTCAATATGATGGCCTCCAGAAGTAACACAGTCAATATGATGGCCTCCAGAAGTAACACTGTCAACATGATGGCCTCCAGAAGTAACACAGTCAACATGATGGCCTTCAGAAGTAACACTGTCAACATGATGGCCTCCAGAAGTAACACTGTCAACATGATGGCCTCCAGAAGGAACACTGTCAACATGATGGCCTCCAGAAGAAACACAGTCAACATGATGGCCTCCAGAAGGAACACTGTCAACATGATGGCCTCCAGAAGGAACAAGGGACTAAAGATATGA